One genomic segment of Mycoplasmopsis agalactiae PG2 includes these proteins:
- a CDS encoding BspA family leucine-rich repeat surface protein produces MNKKIKFLSGAFLSITTIPLIAASCDNKSNNSAEIITKPQTDHMDGGNGDNKNIPPHSKTEQGDQPNGNTGDKPINKDKVETEDEKKANKENAEKVKKIVGELKDAFATFHSLQDFYDQINVYAKDEKINNLELAETNKNKLLLEDTKGGKNKIKLNLGSTLFDVTLGTVFKDKVVTKYTIEGDDLDLKISNDNKFEELNKNGKKIFIKQIGYSLINNVNSNIVTIATMPINTVEVLKNLPLKIQSLFKVFHGSKSSRISNIEKWNLINVTNISEAFSHAAEFNQDISKWDTSKVRNISGVFDGAAKFNSPLNNWNVSSVTQMSSFFAGATSFNQDLNLWNTSNVQDMESMFQDATLFNGNIDDWNVSNVNKMYLMFGDAENFSRDLSKWKLNSNVETDNMFIRAPKVDVKKLASICCVSADKLEKNLNNKYIQTKLCVCLCLFLFQIITKSIRRVDFFF; encoded by the coding sequence ATGAACAAGAAAATTAAATTTTTAAGTGGTGCTTTTTTGTCAATCACAACAATTCCTTTGATTGCTGCATCGTGTGATAATAAAAGCAATAACAGTGCTGAAATAATTACTAAACCACAAACTGATCATATGGATGGTGGTAATGGAGATAATAAAAATATACCCCCCCATTCAAAAACGGAGCAAGGTGATCAACCAAATGGGAATACAGGGGATAAACCTATAAACAAAGACAAAGTGGAAACTGAAGATGAAAAGAAGGCTAACAAGGAAAATGCTGAAAAGGTGAAAAAAATTGTTGGCGAGCTAAAAGATGCTTTTGCTACTTTTCACTCACTACAAGATTTTTATGATCAAATTAATGTTTATGCAAAAGATGAAAAAATCAACAACTTGGAACTAGCTGAAACTAACAAAAATAAACTTCTGCTTGAAGATACAAAAGGTGGCAAAAACAAGATTAAATTAAATTTAGGTTCAACTTTGTTTGATGTTACGCTTGGAACTGTTTTTAAAGACAAAGTTGTAACTAAATACACAATAGAAGGTGATGATTTAGACTTAAAGATCAGCAATGACAACAAATTTGAAGAGCTAAATAAGAATGGCAAGAAAATATTCATTAAGCAGATTGGCTATTCACTAATTAATAATGTTAATTCTAATATTGTTACTATTGCCACAATGCCAATAAACACCGTTGAAGTTCTAAAAAACCTACCACTTAAAATTCAGTCTTTATTTAAGGTTTTTCATGGTTCTAAATCATCAAGAATTAGTAATATTGAAAAATGAAATTTAATAAATGTAACTAATATTTCTGAAGCATTTTCACATGCTGCAGAATTTAACCAAGACATTTCAAAATGAGACACTTCAAAAGTAAGAAATATTTCAGGTGTTTTTGATGGAGCAGCTAAATTTAATAGTCCGTTAAACAATTGAAACGTCTCAAGTGTTACACAAATGTCTAGCTTTTTTGCAGGAGCAACATCTTTTAACCAAGATTTAAATTTATGAAACACATCTAATGTTCAAGATATGGAATCTATGTTTCAAGATGCAACATTATTTAATGGAAATATTGATGATTGAAACGTCTCAAATGTAAATAAGATGTATTTAATGTTTGGGGATGCAGAGAATTTTAGTCGTGACTTAAGTAAATGAAAACTAAATTCTAATGTCGAAACAGACAATATGTTTATTAGAGCTCCTAAGGTAGATGTAAAAAAATTAGCAAGTATATGCTGTGTTTCAGCAGATAAGCTTGAAAAAAATCTTAATAATAAATATATACAAACCAAATTATGTGTCTGTTTATGTTTATTTCTTTTTCAAATAATTACAAAGTCAATCCGCAGGGTTGATTTTTTCTTTTAA
- a CDS encoding DnaJ C-terminal domain-containing protein has product MANKDYYKILCVDKKASDQEIKAAYRKLAMKYHPDKLKDGTSDQKMQEINEAYEVLSDPKKRDEYDRYGSVGSANRGFNMNGGFADFGSGMQDIFNDIFSTFSGGFSGGARSGRSSQSAMKQRGMDVYSNIVITFNESITGVEFKETLSKYEVCPKCSGKGAEAKNIKICDKCNGSGKEVGRRKTPFGIVEMVGACSKCDGLGEIILSACDMCKGAKYIKKDKQVTIKVSPGFINGDRIKLPGYGKKGINGGEPGDMYVVVSIKPHKYYVREGLNLHLDNFPVSFLDIIKENEIVVPAPSGLKTVRMKHSYNDGTKIKVKDGGMWDKNGHKGDLIITLSVKIPEYSSSKFKEVAKVLEGFSDDVNKSFVDEFKKAK; this is encoded by the coding sequence TGGCAAATAAAGATTACTACAAAATACTATGCGTTGATAAAAAAGCTAGCGATCAAGAAATAAAAGCTGCTTATCGTAAGCTCGCAATGAAGTATCATCCTGATAAATTAAAAGATGGCACAAGCGATCAAAAAATGCAAGAAATTAATGAAGCATATGAAGTCTTGTCTGATCCTAAAAAAAGAGATGAATATGACAGATATGGAAGTGTTGGATCAGCCAATAGAGGCTTTAATATGAATGGCGGCTTTGCTGATTTTGGTTCTGGAATGCAAGATATTTTTAATGATATTTTTTCAACTTTTTCAGGTGGATTTTCAGGCGGTGCTAGAAGTGGTAGATCGTCGCAAAGTGCTATGAAACAGAGAGGAATGGATGTTTATTCAAACATTGTAATAACATTCAATGAATCAATTACTGGGGTTGAGTTTAAGGAGACATTAAGCAAGTATGAAGTGTGTCCTAAATGTTCTGGTAAAGGTGCTGAAGCCAAAAATATTAAAATTTGTGACAAATGTAATGGTAGCGGTAAGGAAGTAGGCAGAAGAAAAACTCCATTTGGAATTGTTGAAATGGTGGGTGCTTGCTCTAAGTGCGATGGTTTAGGTGAAATTATTTTAAGTGCCTGTGATATGTGTAAGGGCGCAAAGTATATTAAGAAAGACAAGCAAGTAACTATTAAAGTTTCGCCTGGTTTTATTAATGGAGATAGAATTAAGCTACCTGGTTATGGTAAAAAAGGTATTAATGGTGGCGAGCCTGGTGATATGTATGTTGTAGTGTCAATTAAGCCACATAAATACTATGTTAGGGAAGGCCTTAACTTACATTTAGACAATTTTCCTGTTTCATTTTTAGATATTATTAAGGAAAATGAGATTGTTGTGCCAGCACCAAGTGGATTAAAAACTGTAAGAATGAAACATTCATATAATGATGGCACCAAGATTAAGGTTAAAGATGGCGGAATGTGAGACAAAAATGGTCACAAGGGCGATTTAATAATAACTCTTAGTGTTAAGATTCCTGAGTATTCATCTTCTAAATTTAAAGAAGTTGCTAAAGTGTTAGAAGGCTTTAGTGATGATGTTAATAAGAGCTTTGTTGATGAGTTCAAAAAAGCAAAATAG